In a single window of the Thamnophis elegans isolate rThaEle1 chromosome 8, rThaEle1.pri, whole genome shotgun sequence genome:
- the SDCBP gene encoding syntenin-1: MSLYPSLEDLKVDKVIQAQTSFASNPANPAILSEASAPILQDGNLYPKLYPELAQYMGISLNDEEIQRNLTMVPANSQGLVARPSASDYMVAPVTGNDVGIRRAEIKQGLRELILCKDQEGKIGLRLKSVDNGVFVQLVQANTPAALAGLRFGDQILQINGENCAGWSSDKAHKILKQVSGERISMIIRDRPFERTIIMHKDSTGHVGFIFKNGKITSIVKDSSAARNGLLTEHSICEINGQNVIGLKDSQIADILSTVGNVVTITIMPSQIYEHIIKRMASSIMKSLMDHTIPEV, translated from the exons GCTCAGACATCCTTTGCTTCAAACCCAGCTAATCCAGCAATTCTATCTGAAGCTTCAGCACCCATTTTACAAGATGGAA aTTTATATCCTAAACTGTATCCTGAACTTGCCCAGTATATGGGTATAAGTTTGAATGATGAGGAAATTCAGAGAAACCTGACAATGGTTCCTGCAAATTCACAGGGG CTTGTTGCAAGACCTTCTGCATCAGATTACATGGTAGCTCCAGTAACTGGAAATGATGTTGGAATTCGTCGGGCAGAAATTAAGCAGGGGCTCCGTGAACTGATCTTGTGTAAAGATCAGGAAGGAAAAATTGGACTTCGTCTTAAGTCAGTGGACAAT GGTGTCTTTGTTCAGCTGGTTCAGGCAAACACCCCAGCCGCACTGGCTGGCCTGCGATTTGGAGACCAGATTCTGCAAATAAATGGCGAAAATTGTGCTGGATGGAGTTCTGATAAAGCTCATAAAATATTGAAACAAGTTTCTGGAGAGAGAATTTCCATGATAATTCGAGACAG gCCTTTTGAACGGACTATTATCATGCACAAGGACAGTACAGGACATGTTggctttattttcaaaaatggaaaaataacttCAATAGTTAAAGATAGTTCTGCTGCAAGAAATGGACTTCTTACTGAACACAGCATTTGTGAAATTAATGGACAGAATGTAATTGGTCTGAAG GATTCCCAGATTGCAGACATATTATCAACAGTTGGAAATGTAGTGACCATTACTATCATGCCTTCCCAGATCTATGAACACATAATAAAAAG GATGGCTTCAAGTATTATGAAAAGCTTGATGGATCATACTATTCCTGAAGTCTAA